Proteins found in one Coffea eugenioides isolate CCC68of chromosome 5, Ceug_1.0, whole genome shotgun sequence genomic segment:
- the LOC113771321 gene encoding uncharacterized protein LOC113771321, producing the protein MAYFGWCMVYDSFELCCVINISLLLFRGLFLMVALEFISRKNYVQELNESRQELLNRIQNLKQDLQSWRSKLDTQVKVYRDELSELKKSLNVEVDQLRSEFQDLRTTLRQQQEDVTASLKNLGLQDVPVENKETVAPKIEVKDEKDQDLPKEENKEEVNS; encoded by the exons ATGGCTTATTTTGGATGGTGCATGGTTTATGACTCATTTGAG CTATGTTGCGTAATTAACATTAGCTTATTGCTTTTCAGAGGATTGTTCCTGATGGTGGCTTTAGAATTCATCAGCAGAAAAAACTATGTTCAA GAATTGAATGAATCAAGGCAAGAGCTGCTCAATAGAATTCAGAATTTGAAACAG GATCTACAAAGTTGGAGGTCCAAGTTGGACACTCAGGTTAAGGTCTACCGTGAT GAGCTTTCAGAACTCAAGAAATCCCTCAATGTTGAAGTAGATCAGCTTCGATCA GAATTTCAAGATTTGAGGACTACTCTGCGGCAGCAACAGGAGGATGTTACTGCCAGCTTAAAAAACCTTGGG CTTCAGGATGTTCCTGTGGAAAATAAAGAGACTGTTGCTCCTAAGATTGAAGTCAAGGATGAAAAAGATCAGGATTTACCCAAGGAGGAAAATAAGGAAGAGGTTAATAGCTAG